In a genomic window of Candidatus Bathyarchaeota archaeon:
- a CDS encoding HAD family hydrolase, whose amino-acid sequence MPRSRFKAVVLDMDGTLVDSSEAHLEAWIKAAETLGVEVSEAKIRSEFGKSSLDMAKAFLPRDRVFDAAQFARLKDEVFMRRCLGLVKPITGVSEVLRWFKAMGLKTAVASSNPRFLVAEVLSRVGLIGYVDVIVGSEDVERGKPHPDMVEEAVRRLGVRPCETLYVGDTVYDVEAGKAAGVFTVAVLTGVASRSELETAHPDMVVENLNSLLGFIKGRRSTS is encoded by the coding sequence ATGCCGCGGTCTAGGTTTAAAGCCGTAGTCCTAGATATGGACGGGACGCTCGTCGATTCTTCAGAGGCTCATCTCGAGGCGTGGATTAAGGCGGCTGAGACCCTAGGTGTCGAGGTTTCAGAGGCTAAGATAAGGTCTGAGTTCGGTAAGTCGAGCCTAGACATGGCTAAAGCCTTTCTGCCACGGGACCGTGTGTTCGACGCCGCTCAATTCGCGAGGCTTAAAGACGAGGTCTTTATGAGGCGATGCCTAGGCCTGGTTAAGCCGATCACCGGGGTTTCCGAGGTGCTTAGATGGTTTAAGGCTATGGGGTTGAAGACGGCTGTGGCTTCCTCGAACCCACGGTTTCTCGTAGCCGAGGTTCTAAGCCGAGTGGGGCTAATCGGCTACGTAGACGTCATAGTGGGTTCTGAAGACGTCGAGAGGGGTAAACCCCACCCGGATATGGTCGAGGAGGCGGTTAGACGGCTGGGTGTAAGGCCGTGTGAGACCTTGTACGTAGGCGACACGGTCTACGACGTCGAAGCCGGTAAGGCTGCTGGTGTGTTCACGGTCGCTGTTTTAACCGGAGTAGCGTCTAGGAGCGAGCTTGAAACGGCTCATCCAGATATGGTCGTAGAGAATTTGAACAGCCTGCTCGGGTTTATAAAGGGAAGACGTTCAACCTCATAG
- a CDS encoding DUF128 domain-containing protein, which yields MSEQSEPVGSLFLQREMARRGFLLSDRTIRYHLKILEERGLVESHEKAGRTISKAGLEELSRALAYERVGSILTWYISLAYRTTYSLDSEKGRVVANVFMFDKKFESKALQIVGNLYSANLLPAPYAKVLEEEEEYEDITVPRNKMALLTVCNLTIDGVLIHSGIPLILRYGGLVQFLKWKPVRFVELIAYEATTVPPLEVFVYKRMTSILNILRSGSGMIPANIREIPAVARDQTSEILERLRKAGWGGILAFGMPNEVVLGVPVSMDRCGLSMIGGLVPAAAMNELGIEVETYAPHCLVKIEDMRRIY from the coding sequence TTGAGCGAGCAGAGCGAGCCGGTCGGCTCCTTGTTCCTCCAGAGGGAGATGGCTAGGAGAGGCTTCCTACTCAGCGATAGGACGATCCGGTACCATCTAAAGATTTTGGAAGAACGTGGTCTAGTCGAGTCGCATGAGAAAGCCGGGCGAACCATAAGCAAAGCTGGTCTCGAGGAGCTCAGTAGGGCCTTGGCCTACGAGAGGGTCGGCTCCATATTGACGTGGTATATATCCCTCGCCTACAGGACTACGTACAGCCTAGACTCTGAGAAGGGTCGGGTGGTGGCGAACGTCTTCATGTTCGACAAGAAGTTCGAGTCTAAGGCGCTTCAGATAGTCGGGAACCTGTACTCGGCAAACCTCTTACCAGCCCCCTACGCTAAGGTCTTGGAAGAAGAGGAGGAGTATGAGGACATAACCGTCCCGAGGAATAAGATGGCTCTCCTGACGGTCTGCAACCTGACGATCGACGGGGTCCTTATACACTCGGGTATACCGCTGATCCTCCGATACGGCGGCTTAGTCCAGTTTCTGAAATGGAAACCCGTAAGGTTTGTAGAGTTGATAGCATACGAGGCGACCACAGTCCCACCCCTAGAGGTTTTCGTATATAAGAGGATGACCTCCATACTTAACATTCTCAGAAGCGGCTCAGGGATGATACCCGCGAACATAAGGGAGATACCGGCGGTTGCGAGGGATCAGACGTCTGAGATACTGGAGAGGCTTAGAAAGGCGGGATGGGGTGGGATCCTGGCCTTCGGGATGCCTAACGAGGTGGTTCTCGGGGTTCCTGTTTCCATGGATAGATGCGGGTTATCGATGATAGGCGGCTTAGTACCAGCGGCTGCGATGAACGAGCTGGGTATAGAGGTCGAAACCTACGCACCGCACTGCCTCGTTAAGATAGAGGATATGCGGAGAATCTACTAA